A window of the Brassica oleracea var. oleracea cultivar TO1000 chromosome C1, BOL, whole genome shotgun sequence genome harbors these coding sequences:
- the LOC106310468 gene encoding probable protein phosphatase 2C 58 — protein sequence MAGRDILHKMKAGFFGSAPDTGRGKSKMWKNITHGFHFVKGKSSHPMEDYVVSEFKKVNSHELGLFAIFDGHLGHDVAKYLQTNLFDNILKEKEFWSETDNAIRNAYRSTDAVILQQSLKLGKGGSTAVTGILIDGQKLVVANVGDSRAVMSRNGVAHQLSVDHEPSKERKDIEKRGGFVSNMPGDVPRVDGQLAVARAFGDKSLKIHLSSEPDITHQAIDDQTEFIVFASDGIWKVMSNQEAVDAIKSIKDPQAAAKHLIEEAISRKSKDDISCIVVKFH from the exons ATGGCAGGCAGAGATATTCTCCATAAGATGAAG GCCGGGTTCTTTGGATCGGCTCCTGACACGGGAAGAGGCAAAAGCAAGATGTGGAAGAACATCACCCACGGTTTTCACTTCGTCAAGGGCAAGTCAAGCCATCCCATGGAGGACTACGTAGTCTCCGAATTCAAGAAAGTCAACAGCCATGAACTTGGTCTGTTTGCCATCTTTGACGGTCACTTGGGACATGACGTGGCCAAATACTTGCAGACTAATCTCTTCGACAACATTCTTAAAGAG AAGGAGTTTTGGAGTGAGACGGATAATGCTATAAGGAACGCGTACAGATCAACAGACGCGGTGATACTGCAGCAGTCTCTTAAGCTTGGTAAAGGAGGGTCAACCGCTGTGACGGGGATACTAATCGATGGTCAGAAGCTAGTGGTTGCTAACGTTGGAGACTCGAGGGCAGTGATGTCTAGGAATGGCGTTGCGCATCAGCTCTCAGTTGATCATGAACCTAGCAAGGAGAGGAAAGATATAGAGAAGCGAGGTGGATTTGTATCAAATATGCCAG GGGATGTACCACGAGTTGATGGACAGTTAGCGGTTGCGAGAGCGTTTGGAGATAAGAGTTTAAAGATACATCTGAGCTCAGAACCAGACATTACGCATCAGGCTATTGATGATCAGACTGAGTTCATCGTTTTTGCTAGTGATGGTATTTGGAAG GTAATGTCGAACCAAGAAGCAGTTGATGCGATCAAGAGTATCAAAGATCCACAAGCAGCAGCGAAGCATTTGATAGAGGAAGCTATATCTAGGAAGAGCAAAGATGACATCTCATGTATTGTTGTAAAGTTCCATTAG